A section of the Alligator mississippiensis isolate rAllMis1 chromosome 8, rAllMis1, whole genome shotgun sequence genome encodes:
- the CHMP6 gene encoding charged multivesicular body protein 6, with amino-acid sequence MGNLFGRKRRSRVTEQDKAVLQLKQQRDKLRQYQRRLHLQLERERAVARQLLRDGKKEKALFLLKKKRYQEQLLDKTETQISNLERMVQDIEFAQIEMKVIEGLKIGNECLNKMHQVMSIEEVERIIDETQDAVEYQRQIDEMVAGSFTEEDEDAILEELNAITQEQIELPEVPTEPLPEEKIPEASPVKVRPKPELVAAS; translated from the exons ATGGGCAACCTGTTCGGCCGCAAGCGGCGGAGCCGCGTCACGGAGCAGGACAAGGCCGTGCTg CAACTGAAGCAGCAGCGGGACAAGCTGAGGCAGTACCAGCGccgcctgcacctgcagctggagCGGGAGCGCGCCGTGGCCCGGCAGCTGCTGCGCGACGGCAAGAAGGA GAAAGCCCTGTTCTTGCTGAAGAAGAAGCGCTACCAGGAGCAGCTCCTCGATAAAACGGAGACGCAGATCAGCAACCTGGAACGAATG GTCCAAGATATTGAATTCGCCCAGATTGAAATGAAGGTGATCGAAGGCCTGAAGATCGGCAACGAATGTCTGAACAAAATGCACCAG GTCATGTCGATAGAAGAAGTGGAAAGGATAATAGACGAAACTCAAGATGCCGTGGAATACCAGAGG CAAATAGACGAGATGGTGGCCGGCAGCTTCACTGAGGAAGATGAAGATGCCATCTTAGAAGAACTAAATGCCATTACTCAG GAACAGATCGAGCTCCCTGAGGTTCCTACAGAGCCACTCCCGGAAGAAAAGATCCCAG AAGCGTCGCCAGTCAAGGTCAGGCCAAAGCCAGAACTGGTGGCAGCATCATAA